The following proteins come from a genomic window of Salvia hispanica cultivar TCC Black 2014 chromosome 4, UniMelb_Shisp_WGS_1.0, whole genome shotgun sequence:
- the LOC125224162 gene encoding secoisolariciresinol dehydrogenase-like encodes MASFSTISALTRRLEGKVALVTGGSTGIGECTAKFFSNHGAKVAIADVQDELGQSVVKQIGTANSTYIHCDVTNEDHIRNAVDQTVNAYGKLDIMVNNAGVADPPKARIADNEKADFERVLAVNVTGVFLGTKHAARVMIPARSGAIISMASLSSGIGGAATHAYTASKHAVLGLTRNAAVELGQFGIRVNCLSPYALATDLSRKYLALDDEALEEAMRAMANLKCATLKAADVANAAVFLASDEAQYVSGQNLFIDGGFGIVNSAMRIFDYPQS; translated from the exons ATGGCAAGCTTCTCAACCATCTCTGCTCTCACTAGAAG GCTAGAAGGGAAAGTAGCTCTGGTGACCGGAGGATCCACCGGAATCGGAGAATGCACGGCGAAATTCTTCTCCAACCACGGCGCCAAAGTCGCAATCGCCGACGTCCAAGACGAATTAGGCCAATCCGTCGTCAAACAAATCGGCACCGCAAACTCAACCTACATCCACTGCGACGTAACCAACGAGGACCACATCCGTAACGCCGTTGACCAGACGGTCAACGCCTACGGCAAGCTCGACATCATGGTGAACAACGCGGGCGTCGCGGACCCCCCGAAGGCACGGATCGCGGACAACGAGAAGGCGGACTTCGAGCGCGTGCTGGCCGTGAACGTGACGGGCGTCTTCCTAGGCACGAAGCACGCCGCGAGAGTGATGATCCCCGCCCGCAGCGGGGCCATCATCTCGATGGCGAGCCTGTCGTCGGGGATCGGGGGCGCGGCCACGCACGCGTACACGGCGTCGAAGCACGCGGTGCTGGGGCTGACTAGGAATGCGGCGGTGGAGTTGGGGCAGTTTGGTATAAGGGTGAATTGCTTGTCGCCGTATGCGCTTGCGACGGATTTGTCGAGGAAGTATTTGGCGCTTGATGATGAGGCGCTTGAGGAGGCAATGCGGGCTATGGCGAATCTCAAATGTGCGACTCTTAAAGCGGCAGATGTTGCGAATGCAGCTGTTTTTCTTGCTAGTGATGAGGCTCAATATGTGAGCGGCCAAAATTTGTTCATAGATGGGGGATTTGGTATTGTTAATTCTGCTATGCGAATTTTCGACTATCCCCAATCTTAA
- the LOC125221019 gene encoding uncharacterized protein LOC125221019 produces the protein MAEAKREEQEYYEQYRATYEAYVAAANPAAPPPRPTRSNRRYIPRDGEGAHERLVVDYFSDTPRFSDTLSVRVEYFQSRRDAIGRQSLLALQECTCALRQLATGLMADLFDEYLHVGESTRILCLKNFCDDVRSAFGEEFLRAPTTKDCQRLLHLHETVHGFPGMLGSIDCMHRKWKNCPKLGGGNT, from the coding sequence ATGGCGGAAGCGAagcgcgaagaacaagaatactATGAACAATATCGTGCCACCTATGAAGCCTATGTCGCCGCCGCTAACCCCGCCGCCCCTCCTCCTCGACCAACTAGATCAAATCGCCGCTACATCCCTCGTGACGGGGAGGGAGCCCACGAAAGGCTCGTTGTCGACTATTTTTCCGACACACCGCGGTTTTCGGACACATTATCCGTCCGTGTTGAATACTTTCAATCACGTAGAGACGCAATCGGTCGGCAAAGTCTCTTGGCGTTGCAGGAGTGTACTTGTGCCCtccgacaacttgctactgGGCTAATGGCTGACCTCttcgacgagtatttgcatgtGGGTGAGTCAACTAGAATCCTATGCCTCAAAAACTTTTGCGACGACGTTCGTTCTGCTTTCGGTGAGGAATTTCTTCGGGCACCCACCACCAAAGATTGTCAACGGTTACTTCATCTTCACGAAACAGTCCACGGTTTTCCTGGTATGCTTGGCAgcattgactgcatgcataggaagtggaagaattgcccgaAGCTTGGTGGGGGCAACActtaa
- the LOC125219688 gene encoding secoisolariciresinol dehydrogenase-like codes for MPIPMTMKVESNGFHTSKRLEGKVAIITGGASGFGETTAALFARHGAKVVIADVQDDRGHDLCGRIGLPEQVTYVHCDVTRDDDVRSAVDLAVSKYGGLDIMFNNAGIPGSLDFAIADADGDNFKRVFDVNVYGAFLGAKHAARAMIPARRGGVILFTASVASVVAGESPHSYAASKHAVVGLMKNLCVELGKHGIRVNAISPCAVATPLLTGTMGVGREVVEDIICASANLKGVVPTADDVAEAALYLGSDDSKFVSGLNLVVDGGYSTTNQSYTRVINTVFSPKSLP; via the exons atgcCTATCCCAATGACAATGAAGGTTGAATCCAATGGATTTCACACTTCCAAAAG GCTAGAAGGCAAAGTCGCCATAATCACAGGCGGCGCGAGCGGCTTCGGCGAGACAACCGCGGCGCTCTTCGCCCGGCATGGCGCAAAGGTGGTGATCGCGGACGTGCAGGACGACCGCGGCCACGACCTCTGCGGCCGCATCGGGCTCCCCGAGCAGGTCACGTACGTGCACTGCGACGTGACTCGCGACGACGACGTCCGCAGCGCCGTGGACCTGGCCGTGTCCAAGTACGGCGGCCTGGACATCATGTTCAACAACGCGGGCATCCCGGGCAGCCTCGACTTCGCCATCGCGGACGCCGACGGCGACAACTTCAAGCGCGTGTTCGACGTGAACGTGTACGGCGCGTTCCTGGGCGCGAAGCACGCGGCGCGGGCGATGATCCCGGCGCGGCGGGGCGGCGTGATCCTGTTCACGGCGAGCGTGGCGTCGGTGGTGGCGGGGGAGTCGCCGCACTCGTACGCGGCGTCGAAGCACGCGGTGGTGGGGCTGATGAAGAACCTGTGCGTGGAGCTGGGGAAGCACGGGATACGCGTGAACGCGATATCGCCGTGCGCGGTGGCCACGCCGTTGCTGACGGGGACGATGGGGGTGGGGAGGGAGGTGGTGGAGGATATCATATGCGCGTCGGCGAATCTCAAGGGGGTGGTCCCCACGGCGGATGACGTGGCGGAGGCGGCCTTGTATTTGGGAAGCGATGACTCCAAATTTGTGAGCGGACTCAATTTGGTGGTGGATGGTGGTTATAGCACCACCAACCAGAGTTATACTCGGGTTATTAACACTGTCTTTTCTCCCAAGTCTCTTCCCTAG